In Corynebacterium endometrii, one DNA window encodes the following:
- a CDS encoding ATP-dependent DNA helicase — protein MSDETPEKLTTESLLTAAVEALGGARREGQVRMALAVTEALERDRHLAVQAGTGTGKSLAYLVPAILHAHNTGSTVIVSTATLQLQRQLVGRDLPRLMDALSPVMGRTPTFAIMKGRSNYVCMNKVLGAFVEPEDEGIFEEEAISRMGQHVRRIADWAQDTETGDRDELDPGVPDLAWRQLSVTSSECLGATRCPHGEDCFAEAARQHAQNVDVVVTNHAMLAIDAVSEMNILPEHDVVIVDEAHELDARITSVSTAEVTARAIKLAANRAKSLGAEGKEHRLAEMADEFALTMSEFEPGRWVDMPDEAKSHLDSLGQALASCKTALGTGSEEEKANDPEKYAERINLVNHLGEMVETVTRILDVFETDDPAKHFDVVWLSHDERFNTDTLAVAPLSVAPLLHENLFGEQTVVLTSATLALGGRFDAMAAQWGLPKGTWDSLDVGTPFDPAKAGILYVARHLPAPGRDGLAPETLEEIRELIMAAGGRTLGLFSSRRAAEEAAQKLRNKLPFTIHVQGEDSVSALVEKFTKDENSCLFGTLGLWQGVDVPGPACSLVIMDRIPFPRPDDPLMQARTESAKAEGRNGFMEVSATHAALLMAQGAGRLLRSVTDRGVVAVLDNRLETKRYGSFLRNSIPPFWYTTNPETVRGALKRLVGSGG, from the coding sequence ATGAGTGATGAGACCCCTGAGAAGCTAACCACCGAATCCCTGCTCACCGCCGCCGTGGAGGCGCTGGGCGGCGCGCGGCGCGAGGGCCAGGTGCGCATGGCCCTGGCCGTGACGGAGGCCCTGGAGCGCGACCGGCACCTCGCCGTGCAGGCGGGCACCGGTACCGGAAAATCCCTGGCGTATCTGGTTCCGGCCATCCTGCACGCCCATAACACCGGATCGACGGTGATAGTGTCCACGGCCACGCTGCAGCTGCAGCGCCAGTTGGTGGGCAGGGACCTGCCCCGGTTAATGGACGCTCTTTCGCCGGTGATGGGGCGCACCCCGACCTTTGCCATCATGAAGGGGCGCTCAAACTACGTCTGCATGAACAAAGTGCTCGGCGCGTTCGTGGAGCCCGAGGATGAGGGCATATTCGAGGAAGAGGCCATCTCACGTATGGGCCAGCACGTGCGCCGGATCGCGGATTGGGCGCAGGATACCGAGACCGGGGATCGCGATGAATTGGACCCGGGTGTTCCGGATTTGGCGTGGCGGCAGTTGAGCGTGACGTCGTCGGAATGCTTGGGCGCAACGCGCTGCCCGCACGGCGAGGACTGCTTCGCCGAGGCCGCCCGCCAGCACGCCCAGAACGTAGACGTGGTGGTGACCAACCACGCGATGCTGGCCATCGATGCGGTCAGCGAGATGAACATCCTTCCCGAACATGACGTGGTGATTGTCGACGAGGCGCACGAGCTGGACGCCCGCATCACCTCCGTGTCCACCGCGGAGGTCACGGCGCGCGCCATCAAGCTGGCGGCCAACCGGGCCAAGTCCCTAGGGGCGGAGGGCAAGGAGCACCGCCTGGCAGAGATGGCGGATGAATTCGCCCTGACCATGAGCGAATTCGAACCCGGGCGCTGGGTGGACATGCCTGACGAGGCGAAAAGCCACCTGGATTCGCTGGGGCAGGCGCTCGCCAGCTGCAAGACCGCGCTGGGCACCGGCTCCGAGGAGGAAAAGGCCAACGACCCGGAAAAGTACGCCGAACGCATCAACCTGGTCAACCACCTGGGCGAAATGGTGGAGACCGTTACCCGCATCCTGGACGTCTTCGAAACGGATGACCCGGCCAAGCACTTCGACGTGGTCTGGCTCTCCCACGATGAACGCTTCAACACGGACACCTTAGCCGTGGCGCCGCTGTCCGTGGCTCCCCTGCTCCACGAAAACCTATTTGGTGAGCAAACTGTGGTGCTGACCTCGGCCACCCTGGCCCTAGGCGGTCGATTCGACGCCATGGCCGCGCAGTGGGGCCTGCCGAAGGGAACGTGGGACTCGCTGGACGTGGGCACCCCCTTCGACCCAGCCAAGGCCGGAATCCTCTACGTGGCGCGGCACCTACCCGCCCCCGGGCGCGACGGGCTGGCGCCGGAGACCCTGGAGGAAATCCGCGAGCTGATTATGGCCGCCGGTGGGCGCACCCTGGGGTTGTTTTCCTCCCGCCGCGCCGCCGAGGAGGCCGCCCAAAAACTGCGCAACAAGCTCCCCTTTACCATTCATGTTCAGGGCGAAGATTCCGTGAGCGCGCTGGTGGAGAAGTTCACCAAGGATGAAAATTCCTGCCTGTTCGGCACGTTGGGCCTATGGCAGGGCGTGGATGTTCCAGGACCGGCGTGTTCCCTGGTCATTATGGACAGGATCCCGTTTCCCCGGCCGGATGACCCGTTGATGCAGGCGCGCACCGAATCAGCCAAGGCGGAGGGCCGCAACGGGTTTATGGAAGTATCCGCCACCCACGCGGCGCTGCTCATGGCGCAGGGTGCGGGCAGGCTGCTGCGCTCCGTGACGGACCGTGGCGTGGTGGCGGTACTGGATAATCGCTTAGAGACCAAGCGTTACGGTTCCTTCCTGCGCAACTCCATTCCGCCGTTCTGGTACACCACCAATCCCGAAACGGTGCGCGGGGCGCTAAAACGCCTTGTGGGCTCGGGCGGCTAG
- the nrdH gene encoding glutaredoxin-like protein NrdH, giving the protein MSITLYTKPACPQCVATKRAFDRSGVEYSTVDVSMDDDARDYVMSLGYVALPVVEAEGNHWSGFRPDRIKELVSAAASA; this is encoded by the coding sequence ATGTCTATCACTCTCTACACCAAGCCAGCTTGCCCACAGTGCGTCGCAACCAAGCGTGCGTTTGACCGCTCCGGCGTTGAGTACTCCACCGTGGATGTGTCCATGGATGATGACGCGCGTGACTACGTCATGTCCCTGGGCTACGTTGCGCTTCCGGTCGTAGAGGCTGAGGGCAACCACTGGAGCGGCTTCCGCCCAGACCGCATCAAGGAACTGGTCAGCGCAGCGGCATCTGCTTAA
- the nrdI gene encoding class Ib ribonucleoside-diphosphate reductase assembly flavoprotein NrdI: protein MLVVYFSSATENTRRFVNKLGFPAKRIPLHKKDEPLVVDEPYVLICPTYGGGASITHENSKPVPVQVIRFLNNEHNRGLIRAVIAGGNSNFGSDFGKAGEIISAKCKVPYVYRFELMGNDEDVRLCREGLEANAQALGLDQVKAQ, encoded by the coding sequence ATGTTGGTCGTGTACTTTTCATCCGCAACGGAAAACACGCGCCGTTTCGTCAACAAGCTAGGTTTTCCCGCCAAGCGCATCCCGCTGCACAAGAAGGATGAACCCCTGGTGGTCGATGAGCCGTACGTGCTTATTTGCCCAACCTATGGCGGGGGTGCGTCCATTACCCATGAGAACTCAAAACCGGTGCCGGTTCAGGTCATCCGCTTTTTGAATAATGAGCACAACCGCGGCCTTATCCGCGCGGTCATTGCCGGCGGCAATTCAAATTTCGGCAGTGACTTTGGCAAGGCGGGGGAAATTATTTCCGCCAAGTGCAAGGTGCCCTACGTATACCGCTTCGAGTTGATGGGAAACGATGAGGATGTGCGTCTGTGCCGCGAGGGGCTCGAAGCCAACGCGCAGGCCCTGGGGCTGGACCAAGTAAAAGCCCAATAA
- the nrdE gene encoding class 1b ribonucleoside-diphosphate reductase subunit alpha: MSTQLGKTVAEPVKQEEQLDYHALNAMLNLYDENGNIQFDKDREAANQYFLQHVNQNTVYFHDLEEKIRYLIENKYYEPEVIEQYDWEFVKSLYKRAYGFKFRFKTFLGAFKYYTSYTLKTFDGRRYLERFEDRVAMTALFLADGNEQVAEAMVDEIMTGRFQPATPTFLNAGKAQRGELVSCFLLRIEDNMESIGRSINSALQLSKRGGGVALLLSNIRESGAPIKRIENQSSGVIPVMKLLEDSFSYANQLGARQGAGAVYLNAHHPDIMNFLDTKRENADEKIRIKTLSLGVVIPDITFELAKRNDDMYLFSPYDVERIYGKAFADISVTEHYEEMVEDPRIRKKKINARQFFQTLAELQFESGYPYIMFEDTVNKANPVKTGRINMSNLCSEILQVNTPSYFNDDLSYSEMGDDISCNLGSLNIAMSMDSPDFAKTVETAIRGLTAVADKTAIDSVPSVRKGNDNSHAIGLGQMNLHGYLGREHIEYGSEEGLDFTNAYFAAVMYACIKASNTIARERGESFSEFKDSEYYTGEFFDRYDPETFKPRTEKVKALFEASTIKTPTAEEWEQLKADVRAYGMYNRNLQAVPPTGSISYINNSTSSIHPIASKIEIRKEGKIGRVYYPAPHMDNENLDYFKDSYEIGYEKIIDTYAEATKYVDQGLSLTLFFKDTATTRDINRAQIYAWRKGIKTLYYIRLRQMALTGTEVEGCVSCML, from the coding sequence ATGTCTACTCAGCTGGGAAAGACCGTGGCAGAGCCAGTAAAGCAGGAAGAGCAGCTGGATTACCACGCGTTGAATGCGATGCTGAATCTCTACGATGAGAACGGCAATATCCAGTTTGATAAGGACCGCGAGGCGGCAAATCAGTACTTCCTGCAGCACGTCAATCAGAACACCGTCTACTTCCATGACCTGGAAGAAAAGATCCGGTACCTGATTGAAAACAAGTACTACGAACCTGAGGTCATCGAGCAGTATGATTGGGAGTTCGTAAAATCCCTCTACAAGCGCGCATACGGATTCAAATTCCGCTTCAAGACCTTCTTGGGTGCGTTTAAGTACTACACGTCCTACACGCTAAAGACCTTCGATGGTCGCCGCTACTTGGAGCGCTTCGAGGATCGCGTCGCCATGACCGCCCTGTTTTTGGCGGATGGCAACGAGCAGGTGGCCGAGGCCATGGTTGATGAGATCATGACCGGCCGCTTCCAGCCCGCAACCCCTACCTTCCTCAACGCGGGCAAGGCCCAGCGCGGCGAGCTGGTTTCCTGCTTCCTGCTACGCATCGAGGACAACATGGAATCCATCGGCCGCTCCATCAACTCGGCCCTCCAGCTGTCCAAGCGCGGCGGAGGAGTGGCGCTGCTGCTGTCCAACATCCGTGAGTCCGGTGCCCCCATCAAGCGCATTGAAAACCAGTCCTCCGGCGTCATCCCGGTAATGAAGCTGCTGGAGGATTCCTTCTCCTACGCCAACCAGCTTGGCGCCCGCCAGGGTGCCGGCGCGGTGTACCTCAACGCCCACCATCCAGACATCATGAACTTCCTGGACACCAAGCGTGAGAACGCCGATGAGAAGATCCGCATCAAGACCCTGTCTTTGGGCGTGGTCATCCCGGATATCACCTTTGAGTTGGCCAAGCGCAATGATGACATGTACCTGTTTTCCCCGTATGACGTTGAGCGCATCTACGGCAAGGCGTTCGCGGATATCTCGGTGACCGAGCATTACGAGGAAATGGTTGAGGATCCCCGCATCCGCAAGAAGAAGATCAACGCGCGCCAGTTCTTCCAGACCCTGGCCGAGCTGCAGTTTGAGTCCGGTTACCCGTACATCATGTTCGAGGACACGGTGAACAAGGCCAACCCGGTCAAGACCGGCCGCATCAACATGTCCAACCTCTGCTCCGAGATCCTGCAGGTCAACACCCCGTCCTACTTTAACGATGATCTCTCCTACTCGGAGATGGGGGATGACATCTCCTGCAACCTCGGTTCCCTGAACATCGCCATGTCCATGGATTCCCCGGACTTTGCAAAGACCGTCGAAACCGCGATCCGCGGGCTGACCGCGGTGGCGGACAAGACCGCCATCGATTCGGTTCCATCCGTGCGCAAGGGCAATGACAATTCGCACGCCATCGGGCTGGGCCAGATGAACCTGCATGGATACCTGGGGCGCGAGCACATCGAGTACGGCTCCGAGGAGGGCCTGGACTTTACCAACGCCTACTTCGCTGCGGTGATGTACGCCTGCATCAAGGCTTCCAACACCATCGCCCGCGAGCGCGGCGAATCCTTCTCCGAGTTTAAGGATTCTGAGTACTACACCGGCGAGTTCTTCGATCGCTACGACCCAGAGACCTTCAAGCCGCGCACCGAAAAGGTCAAGGCCCTTTTCGAGGCGTCCACTATCAAGACTCCCACCGCGGAGGAATGGGAGCAGCTGAAGGCGGACGTTCGCGCCTACGGCATGTACAACCGCAACCTGCAGGCCGTGCCGCCAACCGGTTCCATCTCCTACATCAACAACTCCACGTCTTCCATCCACCCAATCGCCTCCAAGATTGAGATCCGGAAGGAAGGCAAGATCGGCCGCGTGTACTACCCGGCGCCCCATATGGACAACGAGAACCTTGACTACTTCAAGGACTCCTACGAAATTGGCTATGAGAAGATCATCGACACCTACGCGGAGGCCACCAAGTACGTCGACCAGGGCCTGTCGCTGACCTTGTTCTTCAAGGACACGGCCACCACTCGCGATATCAACCGCGCGCAGATTTACGCATGGCGCAAGGGCATTAAGACCTTGTATTACATCCGCCTGCGCCAGATGGCTCTTACCGGCACCGAGGTTGAGGGCTGCGTATCCTGCATGCTTTAA
- a CDS encoding peptidyl-tRNA hydrolase, protein MLSHDPAAFRVAHHRLSAVSHPRGPREDLEIEDPSRPETVQAMQIALNIPKQDPPARNEVLVAAARAVIAACLDDRAGRDTAYAEALAGWYGRRIRKVARRGRNAAWDNVQALPGVTVDNLARAFAPSAVSEVPHPIRKLQISGTDLPLEALSSAPADRPILYVDASLGMSAGKAAAQVGHGSMLLGAAMTLEEAEAWAARDFALSVREVGRDTFQRACAQPGAVIIRDAGYTEIAPGSATVCALRAPLHE, encoded by the coding sequence GTGCTTAGCCACGACCCCGCGGCCTTTCGCGTCGCCCACCATCGCCTATCCGCGGTAAGCCATCCGCGCGGCCCGCGCGAGGACCTAGAGATCGAGGACCCGTCCCGCCCGGAGACGGTCCAGGCCATGCAGATCGCGCTGAACATTCCCAAACAGGACCCACCCGCGCGCAATGAGGTGCTAGTTGCCGCGGCCCGCGCCGTTATTGCCGCATGCCTGGATGATCGCGCCGGTAGGGACACAGCCTATGCCGAGGCGCTGGCCGGGTGGTACGGCCGGCGCATCCGCAAAGTGGCGCGCCGCGGCCGCAACGCCGCCTGGGATAACGTGCAGGCCTTGCCGGGCGTCACGGTCGATAACCTGGCCCGAGCGTTTGCCCCATCGGCCGTCAGTGAGGTCCCGCACCCCATCAGGAAGCTGCAGATTTCAGGCACGGACCTTCCCCTAGAGGCGTTGTCTAGCGCGCCGGCAGACCGGCCCATCCTCTATGTCGACGCCTCGCTCGGGATGAGCGCGGGAAAGGCCGCGGCCCAGGTGGGCCACGGTTCAATGCTGCTGGGCGCGGCCATGACTCTGGAAGAGGCTGAGGCCTGGGCCGCGCGCGATTTTGCCCTGTCCGTCCGTGAGGTGGGCCGCGATACGTTCCAGCGCGCCTGCGCCCAGCCGGGCGCGGTCATCATCCGCGACGCCGGCTACACGGAGATAGCGCCGGGCTCAGCCACCGTCTGCGCCCTGCGCGCCCCACTACACGAGTAG
- the ctaD gene encoding aa3-type cytochrome oxidase subunit I: MTAVAPRLDDYVQPTRPTPTGNEKTGNKAWVFLTTTDHKQLGIMYMIMAFSFFFLGGFMALLIRAELFTPGLQFLSNEQFNQLFTMHGTVMLLLFATPVVWAFGNYVLPLQIGAPDVAFPRLNAFGFWITLIGGVVMLLGFATPGGAADFGWTMYLPLADDVHTPGIGADMWIVGVGATGVGTIASAINMITTVLTMRAPGMTMFRMPVFTWAVFVASVLVLMIFPLLTAAALGVLYDRKLGAHIYDSANGGAILWQHLFWFFGHPEVYVLALPFFGVISEIIPVFSRKPVFGYIGLIFAILAIGALSMAVWAHHMFVTGAVLLPFFSFMTFLIAVPTGVKFFNWVGTMWKGHITWETPMIFAMGFLVTFLFGGMTGIMLASPALDFHLAESYFLIAHFHYTLFGIVVFSAIGGVYFWFPKMTGRMLDERLGKIHFWLTFIGFHGTFMVQHWLGNMGMPRRYADYLDTDGFTLFNQISTIFSFVLGASVIPFIWNVFKSWRYGEIVTVDDPWGYGNSLEWATSCPPPRHNFVALPRIRSERPAFELHYPHMVQRMRAEAHLGHGHDDREDVHR, from the coding sequence ATGACCGCTGTGGCGCCACGGCTTGACGATTACGTCCAGCCAACCCGCCCTACGCCTACCGGTAATGAGAAGACCGGTAACAAGGCTTGGGTATTTTTGACCACCACCGACCACAAGCAGCTGGGCATCATGTACATGATCATGGCCTTTAGCTTCTTCTTCCTCGGTGGCTTCATGGCATTGCTGATCCGTGCTGAGCTTTTCACCCCGGGCCTGCAGTTCCTTTCCAACGAGCAGTTCAACCAGCTGTTCACCATGCACGGCACCGTGATGCTGCTGCTGTTTGCAACCCCGGTTGTGTGGGCTTTCGGTAACTACGTCCTGCCGCTTCAGATCGGCGCTCCGGACGTGGCCTTCCCACGCCTGAACGCATTCGGTTTCTGGATCACCCTCATCGGCGGCGTTGTTATGCTGCTCGGTTTCGCAACCCCTGGTGGCGCCGCGGACTTCGGCTGGACTATGTACCTGCCGCTGGCCGATGACGTCCACACCCCAGGCATCGGCGCCGACATGTGGATTGTCGGCGTGGGCGCTACCGGTGTTGGCACCATCGCTTCCGCCATCAACATGATCACCACCGTGCTGACCATGCGCGCGCCTGGCATGACCATGTTCCGCATGCCGGTGTTCACCTGGGCGGTATTCGTTGCTTCCGTTCTGGTTCTGATGATCTTCCCGCTGCTGACCGCTGCGGCACTGGGTGTCCTGTATGACCGCAAGCTCGGCGCTCACATCTACGACTCCGCTAACGGCGGCGCTATCCTGTGGCAGCACCTGTTCTGGTTCTTCGGCCACCCTGAGGTATACGTTCTGGCCCTGCCATTCTTCGGCGTTATCTCTGAGATCATCCCGGTGTTCTCCCGTAAGCCAGTCTTCGGCTACATTGGCCTGATCTTCGCCATCCTCGCCATCGGCGCTCTGTCCATGGCCGTGTGGGCACACCACATGTTCGTAACCGGCGCGGTCCTGCTCCCATTCTTCTCCTTCATGACGTTCTTGATTGCGGTTCCTACCGGCGTTAAGTTCTTCAACTGGGTGGGCACCATGTGGAAGGGCCACATCACCTGGGAGACCCCAATGATCTTCGCTATGGGCTTCCTGGTTACCTTCCTCTTCGGCGGCATGACCGGCATTATGCTGGCCTCCCCGGCACTGGACTTCCACCTGGCTGAGTCCTACTTCCTGATTGCCCACTTCCACTACACCCTGTTCGGCATCGTTGTATTCTCCGCTATCGGTGGCGTCTACTTCTGGTTCCCGAAGATGACCGGCCGCATGCTCGATGAGCGCCTCGGCAAGATTCACTTCTGGCTGACCTTCATCGGCTTCCACGGCACCTTCATGGTTCAGCACTGGCTGGGCAACATGGGTATGCCACGTCGCTACGCGGACTACCTGGACACCGATGGTTTCACTCTGTTCAACCAGATTTCCACCATCTTCTCCTTCGTACTGGGCGCGTCCGTCATCCCATTCATCTGGAACGTATTCAAGTCCTGGCGCTACGGTGAGATTGTCACCGTTGATGACCCATGGGGTTACGGCAACTCCCTGGAGTGGGCAACCTCTTGCCCTCCTCCACGCCACAACTTCGTTGCCCTGCCACGCATCCGCTCCGAGCGCCCTGCGTTCGAGCTGCACTACCCACACATGGTTCAGCGCATGCGTGCTGAGGCTCACCTTGGCCACGGCCACGATGACCGTGAGGACGTGCACCGCTAA
- the serB gene encoding phosphoserine phosphatase SerB → MTTAVITTTGPDKPGVSAAFFRVLSSHHAELMDVEQDLFAGRIALAAYVSIERGKLEKVGQGLRDTLSIYKQHVSVDERDGAKARPRSTHAVVVLGRRITAGHISAIGQTLANFDINIDRIRGISDYPVTGIELYVTVPESSGAIRKALALQAAELGVDIAFERAGLSRRAKRLICFDCDSTLITGEVIEMLAAHAGKEAEVAEVTERAMRGELDFEESLRERVATLAGLDASVIDSTAASLTLTPGVRTTIRTLKKMGYRVAVVSGGFIQVLEGLAKDLDLDYVRANTLEVVDGKLTGRVTGKVVDRKAKEEFLREFADDAGLDISQTVAVGDGANDIDMITAAGLGIAFNAKPALREVADASINHPYMDEILHILGIPREEVEGA, encoded by the coding sequence ATGACCACTGCCGTAATCACGACCACCGGCCCCGATAAGCCCGGGGTGTCCGCGGCTTTTTTCCGAGTCTTGTCCTCCCACCACGCCGAGCTGATGGACGTGGAGCAGGATCTCTTTGCCGGGCGCATCGCGCTCGCGGCGTACGTTTCCATCGAGCGGGGCAAGCTGGAAAAGGTAGGGCAGGGCCTGCGCGATACGCTGAGCATCTACAAGCAGCACGTCTCCGTGGATGAGCGGGATGGCGCAAAGGCCCGTCCCCGCTCCACCCATGCGGTGGTCGTCCTGGGGCGTCGGATTACCGCGGGGCATATTTCCGCCATCGGCCAGACGCTTGCCAATTTTGACATCAACATTGACCGAATCCGCGGTATCTCGGATTATCCGGTCACCGGGATTGAGCTGTACGTGACGGTGCCTGAAAGCTCTGGCGCTATCCGCAAGGCCCTTGCCCTTCAGGCCGCGGAGCTGGGCGTGGACATCGCCTTCGAGCGCGCCGGCCTGTCCCGACGCGCCAAGCGCCTCATCTGTTTCGATTGTGACTCCACCCTGATTACCGGTGAGGTCATTGAGATGCTCGCGGCCCACGCCGGCAAAGAGGCTGAGGTAGCCGAGGTGACCGAGCGCGCGATGCGCGGCGAGTTGGATTTCGAAGAGTCCCTCCGCGAGCGCGTTGCCACCTTGGCGGGTCTGGACGCCTCCGTCATCGATTCGACCGCGGCCTCGCTCACTCTGACCCCGGGAGTGCGCACCACCATCCGCACGCTCAAGAAGATGGGTTACCGCGTGGCCGTGGTCTCCGGGGGCTTCATTCAGGTGCTCGAGGGGCTGGCTAAGGACCTCGATCTCGATTACGTGCGGGCCAACACGCTCGAGGTGGTTGACGGCAAGCTCACCGGCCGGGTGACCGGCAAGGTGGTCGACCGCAAGGCCAAGGAGGAATTCCTCCGCGAATTCGCCGACGACGCCGGCCTCGACATCTCCCAAACCGTCGCCGTTGGAGACGGCGCCAACGATATCGACATGATCACAGCCGCGGGCCTGGGCATCGCGTTCAATGCGAAGCCCGCGCTGCGCGAGGTTGCGGACGCGTCCATCAACCATCCATACATGGATGAGATCCTCCACATCCTTGGTATCCCTCGTGAGGAAGTCGAAGGTGCTTAG
- a CDS encoding FadR/GntR family transcriptional regulator, translating into MASGKAGPLAGAVLDAVGQAIAGGAYAPGDRLTLRGLEAEFGVSRTVAREAMRALEQLGMVESSRRVGLTVLPMERWAVFDPAVIAWRLRGEKSRAAQLRTLNELRVAIEPLAARHCAEHASEADRAEILRLAGELCKLDAHPSPKVGAELEVDLQFHTAILRGSRNEMFNALAPSLLAIFKGKSIFGSAKRDPVAGTAQLHLELARAIADSRADTAEALSRRILDHNRK; encoded by the coding sequence GTGGCGTCGGGCAAAGCGGGGCCTTTGGCGGGCGCGGTGTTAGACGCCGTGGGCCAAGCCATCGCGGGCGGGGCTTATGCGCCCGGGGACAGGCTGACGCTGCGGGGACTCGAGGCCGAATTTGGGGTCTCCCGCACGGTCGCCCGCGAGGCGATGCGCGCCCTGGAACAGCTGGGCATGGTGGAATCCTCCCGGCGCGTGGGGCTTACCGTGCTACCGATGGAGCGCTGGGCCGTGTTTGATCCCGCGGTAATCGCCTGGAGGCTGCGGGGTGAGAAATCGCGGGCCGCGCAGCTGCGCACGCTCAATGAGCTACGCGTGGCTATCGAGCCGCTGGCCGCCCGCCACTGCGCTGAACACGCCAGCGAGGCGGACCGCGCGGAGATTCTGCGCCTCGCCGGCGAGCTGTGTAAGCTTGACGCCCACCCCTCCCCCAAGGTTGGCGCGGAATTAGAGGTGGACCTGCAATTCCACACCGCGATTCTGCGCGGCTCCCGCAACGAGATGTTCAACGCGCTCGCCCCCTCGTTGCTGGCCATTTTCAAGGGCAAGTCCATCTTCGGCTCCGCCAAGCGGGATCCCGTCGCCGGCACCGCGCAGCTGCACCTCGAGCTGGCCCGGGCGATTGCCGATTCGCGGGCCGATACCGCCGAGGCGCTCTCCCGACGCATCCTGGACCACAACCGCAAATAG
- the nrdF gene encoding class 1b ribonucleoside-diphosphate reductase subunit beta gives MTHEYDGYLESHDKPVKAINWNTIPDEKDQEVWDRLTGNFWLPEKVPVSNDLPSWRTLTELEQQTTMRVFTGLTLLDTIQGTVGAVSLLPDAKTLHEEAVYTNIAFMESVHAKSYSNIFMTLSSTQQINDAFRWSEENENLQKKAKIVLSYYKGEDPLKKKVASTLLESFLFYSGFYLPMYFSSRAKLTNTADIIRLIIRDEAVHGYYIGYKYQQGLKELTQAEQDELKMYTFELLYDLYDNETDYSEDLYDDLGWTEDVKRFLRYNANKALNNLGYEGLFPADETRVSPAILSSLSPNADENHDFFSGSGSSYVIGKAEETTDEDWDF, from the coding sequence TTGACTCACGAGTATGACGGCTACCTTGAAAGCCACGATAAGCCAGTTAAGGCCATCAACTGGAACACCATTCCGGATGAGAAGGACCAGGAAGTCTGGGATCGCCTCACCGGTAATTTCTGGCTCCCAGAAAAGGTTCCAGTGTCCAACGACCTGCCGAGCTGGAGGACTCTGACCGAGCTCGAGCAGCAGACTACTATGCGTGTGTTTACCGGTTTGACCCTGCTGGATACCATCCAGGGCACGGTTGGCGCCGTATCCCTGTTGCCGGATGCCAAGACCCTGCATGAGGAGGCGGTATACACCAACATCGCCTTCATGGAGTCCGTTCACGCGAAGAGCTACTCCAATATCTTTATGACCCTGTCCTCGACGCAGCAGATTAATGACGCCTTCCGCTGGTCCGAGGAGAATGAGAACTTGCAGAAGAAGGCCAAGATTGTCCTTTCTTATTACAAGGGCGAAGATCCGCTGAAGAAGAAGGTGGCCTCCACGCTGCTGGAGTCCTTCTTGTTCTACTCCGGCTTCTATCTGCCGATGTATTTCTCCTCCCGCGCCAAGCTGACCAATACCGCGGACATCATCCGCTTGATCATCCGCGATGAGGCGGTCCACGGTTACTACATTGGCTACAAGTACCAGCAGGGGCTGAAGGAACTGACCCAGGCTGAGCAGGATGAGCTGAAGATGTACACCTTCGAGCTCCTCTACGATCTTTATGACAATGAGACCGATTACTCGGAGGATCTCTACGATGACCTCGGCTGGACCGAGGACGTCAAGCGCTTCCTGCGTTACAACGCCAACAAGGCGCTGAACAACCTGGGCTACGAGGGTCTCTTCCCGGCGGATGAAACCCGCGTATCCCCAGCGATTCTTTCCTCCCTGTCCCCGAACGCGGATGAGAACCATGACTTCTTCTCGGGTTCCGGTTCCTCCTACGTCATCGGCAAGGCCGAGGAGACTACCGACGAGGACTGGGACTTCTAA
- a CDS encoding GNAT family N-acetyltransferase, producing the protein MTGSDLPQLTAPFLKNLRPLAPKDAEKLTEACQDAETQRWTNVPPAYTLDMAHAFIRGTECKWAMTDERDDFCGVIELRPRNDFLADLGYHTAPWARGQGFTTDAVVTVTEWAFGQGFHRIELKADVNNVASRRVAEKAGFAFEGVARGSQHMHGRFDDLAVYARLATD; encoded by the coding sequence ATGACTGGATCCGACCTGCCTCAGCTTACGGCCCCATTTTTGAAGAACCTGCGCCCATTGGCCCCAAAGGACGCAGAAAAGCTCACGGAGGCCTGCCAGGATGCCGAAACGCAGCGCTGGACCAACGTCCCGCCGGCGTACACGCTCGATATGGCGCACGCGTTCATCCGCGGCACCGAATGCAAATGGGCCATGACCGACGAACGCGACGACTTTTGCGGCGTCATTGAGCTGCGCCCACGCAATGACTTCCTGGCGGACCTGGGATACCACACCGCGCCGTGGGCGCGCGGCCAGGGGTTTACCACCGACGCGGTAGTTACCGTGACCGAGTGGGCCTTTGGCCAGGGTTTCCACCGCATCGAGCTCAAGGCGGACGTCAACAACGTAGCCTCCCGCCGCGTCGCCGAAAAGGCGGGCTTTGCGTTCGAGGGCGTTGCCCGCGGCTCGCAGCACATGCACGGCCGTTTCGATGACCTCGCGGTGTACGCGCGCCTGGCTACGGACTAG